The Clostridia bacterium genome segment AAGTATCAATCCACTGATTAGGCAATTTGCCTAATAGAGCCTCTAAAAAACCAAGATCAAAAGGAGCATTATGGGCCACAATTATTTTTCCCGCCAATATTTCAGGCAATTCCTTTTCTAGCTGCTTACTATCTGGTGCCACAGCCAGCATTGTTTCATCAATACCTGTTAAAAGTGTAATTTTGGAAGGAATCGGCACACCCGGATTAACCAGAGTCTGCCAGGCTTCTCTTTGACCCCCTGGTTTAACTGTCAGTGCAGCCACCTCTAAAATATGATCAACTTGACTATCAAGGCCTGTTGTTTCCAAATCTAAGAATAACCATGTAAAATCCATAATTTCGCCCCTTTTTATTCTCCGAACAAATAAGCCTCTTGTTCTTTGCTTAGTGTGTCAATTTTACAGCCTAAAGCCTTTAATCGCAACCTAGCTACTTGATAATCGATCTCCCGCGGCACGGGAATTATCCCTGTAGACAGTGAACCATGATTTTCAATTAAATATAATAAGGACAACACCTGTAAAGCAAATGATAAATCCATGATTTCAATGGGATGGCCTTTACCAGAAACTAAATTAACCAATCTGCCTTGGGCTAATAAAAATATGCGTCTTCCATCAGGTAAAATAAATTCTTCAAGATCTGATTTAATTTTATTTTGCTTTCGAGCCAATAATGTTAAATCCCTTTTATTAATTTCAACATCAAAATGCCCTGCATTGGCCAAAACTGCTCCATCTGACATTAACTGAAAATGCTCTTTACACAAAACATCCCTATTACCGGTAGTAGTAATAAAGATGTTGCCTAAAGGGGCTGCCTCAAGCATAGGCAGAACAGTAAAACCATCCAATAAGGCTTCATTAGCCCTTACCGGATCTACTTCAGTAACAATCACCCGTGCCCCCAACCCTTTGGCACGCATAGCCACACCTCGCCCACACCAACCATAACCAGCCACTACCACATTTTTACCGGCAATCAAAAGATTAGTCGTACTATTAATCCCTTCCCAAACTGACTGGCCTGTCCCATAACGATTATCGAACAAATGCTTCATTAAAGCATCATTAACAGCCATAATCGGAATCTTTAATAAACCAGCTGCCGCCATTTTTCTTAAACGAACCAAGCCAGTTGTTGTTTCTTCACAACCACCAATTACTTCCGGAAGTAAATCAACAAATTCACGATGTAGTAAAGTTAATAAATCACCACCATCATCGATAATTAAATTGGGTTTTAAAGCTAAAGCCTGCCGGTGATGTTCATCATATTCTTCCAAGGTTGCTCCCTGCCAAGCAAAGGCCCGAATACCCCGTTTGACAAGTGCGGCGACTACATCATCTTGGGTCGAAAGTGGATTAGAAGCAACCATGGTTACATCTGCTCCCCCAGCTTGTAATACACAAGCTAAGTAACCTGTTTTAGCTTCCAAATGTAAACAAACCGCTATTTTTTTATCCTGCAATGGTTTTTTTAAAGCAAAATGATTTTCCAGTTTACGTAAAAGTGGCATAAAGTTTTGAACCCATTTAATTTTTACTTCTCCCTGTGGTGCCAATGATAGATCGCGGATAAGTGATTCAGATACCATAAATTTTAACCTCCAAATTTTTGACATCTTAGATTATTTAAGGTATAATTTTAAGTGCTCTTCAAAAGAATAAGCGCCCGTAGCTCAGTGGATAGAGCACTGGCCTCCGGAGCCAGGTGCATAGGTTCGATTCCTATCGGGCGTACCAAATTGATCATGATACTCTTACTAAAGTAAGAGTATTTTT includes the following:
- a CDS encoding adenosylhomocysteinase, yielding MSKIWRLKFMVSESLIRDLSLAPQGEVKIKWVQNFMPLLRKLENHFALKKPLQDKKIAVCLHLEAKTGYLACVLQAGGADVTMVASNPLSTQDDVVAALVKRGIRAFAWQGATLEEYDEHHRQALALKPNLIIDDGGDLLTLLHREFVDLLPEVIGGCEETTTGLVRLRKMAAAGLLKIPIMAVNDALMKHLFDNRYGTGQSVWEGINSTTNLLIAGKNVVVAGYGWCGRGVAMRAKGLGARVIVTEVDPVRANEALLDGFTVLPMLEAAPLGNIFITTTGNRDVLCKEHFQLMSDGAVLANAGHFDVEINKRDLTLLARKQNKIKSDLEEFILPDGRRIFLLAQGRLVNLVSGKGHPIEIMDLSFALQVLSLLYLIENHGSLSTGIIPVPREIDYQVARLRLKALGCKIDTLSKEQEAYLFGE